A section of the Roseivirga sp. BDSF3-8 genome encodes:
- a CDS encoding DUF2490 domain-containing protein, translating into MNTNLFTGLLLLLGTLFYVQAYAQPTYEAGILPAFNLNTSLSNKWKLNFKSENRFLFVKDAFSEQPDRGLDFVLSDLSVIVSRKVGLNNSLGAGYLLRFRDNNFQHRHLWQFTIVPVGNPFRLAHRFAADQTLDEEAAAQSRLRYRLAIELPLNGTAVDPGEFYFKANQEQLHIFSDGQYDLEFRLVPVLGVNFSDDNKLEAGLDYRIDGFIESAATNTLFTTLSWFRAF; encoded by the coding sequence TTGAATACTAATCTTTTTACCGGACTGTTGCTTCTTTTGGGTACGCTTTTTTATGTACAGGCTTATGCACAGCCTACCTATGAGGCTGGCATTTTACCTGCTTTCAACCTGAACACTTCCTTAAGCAACAAGTGGAAACTTAATTTTAAAAGCGAAAACCGTTTCCTATTTGTAAAAGATGCTTTTTCGGAACAACCCGATAGAGGGCTGGATTTTGTGCTGTCGGATCTGTCGGTAATCGTTTCGCGTAAAGTAGGGCTGAACAACTCTCTGGGAGCCGGTTACCTGTTACGATTTCGGGACAATAATTTTCAGCACCGCCATTTATGGCAGTTTACCATAGTACCTGTTGGTAACCCCTTTCGGCTGGCCCACCGCTTTGCAGCCGATCAAACGTTAGATGAAGAAGCCGCCGCCCAATCGCGTTTGCGATACCGTTTGGCCATAGAACTTCCGCTGAATGGCACTGCAGTAGACCCCGGCGAGTTTTACTTTAAGGCCAATCAGGAACAATTGCATATCTTTTCGGATGGGCAGTACGATCTGGAATTTCGCCTGGTTCCGGTGTTAGGCGTTAACTTCTCGGATGACAACAAATTAGAAGCCGGCCTGGATTACCGTATTGATGGTTTTATTGAATCGGCGGCTACCAATACTCTATTCACCACCCTGAGCTGGTTCAGGGCTTTCTGA
- a CDS encoding DUF695 domain-containing protein, which translates to MLKYLFGRNKNQGKNFGPAEPIYPGENFLVRQIETQEGIGFVIVNQAYDNYPNKKHFPWCAQFLLEFKDKNENGHPTDQEAEVLNKLEDKIENFLKVKHKVHFIGRVTRKDFRDLIFYIDQPRLDQDETKSFFDQINAIRGVNFNLDKDPEWKFVSGLIK; encoded by the coding sequence ATGCTAAAGTACCTATTCGGACGAAATAAAAATCAGGGTAAAAATTTCGGGCCGGCTGAACCAATTTACCCAGGTGAGAATTTCCTGGTCCGACAAATTGAAACTCAGGAAGGAATTGGATTTGTAATTGTAAATCAAGCTTACGACAACTATCCGAATAAAAAACACTTTCCGTGGTGTGCTCAGTTTCTTCTTGAATTTAAAGACAAAAATGAAAATGGACATCCAACAGACCAGGAAGCAGAAGTATTGAACAAACTCGAAGACAAAATCGAGAACTTCTTAAAAGTTAAGCACAAAGTTCATTTCATCGGGAGAGTGACAAGAAAAGACTTTAGAGACTTGATTTTCTACATTGACCAACCTCGACTCGACCAAGACGAAACAAAGAGTTTTTTTGACCAGATTAATGCCATTCGAGGAGTAAATTTCAACTTAGATAAAGACCCCGAATGGAAATTTGTGTCTGGGCTAATCAAATAA